A genomic window from Sorex araneus isolate mSorAra2 chromosome 2, mSorAra2.pri, whole genome shotgun sequence includes:
- the LOC101556761 gene encoding cytochrome c oxidase assembly protein COX14 isoform X3 → MPTAKQLADIGYKTFSTSMILLTVYGGYLCSARVYQFFQRRSSERQASEEQKTSGVL, encoded by the coding sequence ATGCCAACTGCCAAGCAGCTAGCTGACATTGGCTACAAGACCTTCTCTACCTCCATGATTCTCCTCACCGTGTATGGGGGATACCTCTGCAGTGCCCGAGTCTACCAATTTTTCCAGCGGCGTAGCTCAGAGAGACAGGCTTCGGAAGAGCAGAAGACTTCAGGAGTTCTGTGA